A region of Pedosphaera parvula Ellin514 DNA encodes the following proteins:
- a CDS encoding GNAT family N-acetyltransferase: MIADGNGSIALNGHVFNGAKNSVVAEDLVLLREPPCQEQICIRPCKTSDHGSIQRLCCETGFLGRPVDPMFHDHDLFAELFTRPYLDYEPGWSMVAEANGRIVGYLLGSVSRYFDWLQLWCGFQTASKMGFRFATGRYANHARSRKFVRWLFTAGMKEQPKHPDGAAHLHLDIDARYRGRGIGRKLWETYEQRLRGVGIERCYGAFFSHPGRRPESAYARFGFTVFDRRRTTMFEPDIPHPVEVVCVCKNL; encoded by the coding sequence ATGATTGCAGACGGGAATGGTTCAATCGCGCTGAATGGACACGTTTTCAATGGGGCAAAAAACTCGGTAGTGGCCGAGGACTTGGTGCTGCTTCGCGAGCCGCCCTGCCAGGAACAAATTTGCATCCGGCCGTGCAAAACATCAGACCACGGATCTATTCAGCGTCTCTGCTGCGAGACCGGGTTTCTGGGGCGGCCTGTCGATCCGATGTTTCACGACCATGATTTGTTTGCTGAATTATTCACACGCCCTTACCTCGACTACGAACCGGGCTGGAGCATGGTTGCCGAAGCGAACGGGAGAATTGTTGGCTATCTTTTAGGTTCAGTCTCCCGTTATTTTGATTGGCTCCAGTTGTGGTGTGGATTTCAGACCGCTTCCAAAATGGGCTTCCGATTCGCCACAGGACGCTATGCGAATCACGCCCGCAGCCGGAAGTTCGTTCGCTGGCTCTTCACTGCAGGAATGAAGGAACAACCCAAACATCCCGATGGCGCCGCGCATCTCCATCTGGATATTGACGCACGATATCGCGGCCGCGGGATAGGACGAAAACTATGGGAGACTTACGAACAACGACTGCGTGGAGTTGGAATCGAGCGATGTTACGGGGCGTTCTTTTCACATCCCGGGCGCCGGCCCGAATCTGCGTATGCCCGGTTTGGTTTTACCGTCTTTGACCGACGCCGCACTACCATGTTCGAGCCGGATATCCCCCACCCGGTGGAAGTGGTCTGCGTCTGCAAGAATCTCTGA